The genomic DNA ACCATGGCTGAGGAAAACAACGAGCGCGCACAGCAGGAACGCGCCGAGCTGCGCGCCAATCCGCGCGAGGGTCTCTGGGACCCCGAGTCCAAGCGCGCCGCCCAGTCTTCCGCCGCAACAGATACACCGGGCGCGCAGCCGATAAAGCGCAAACGCGCCTTGCCCAAGTCTCGCGTCTCGCTCACGCTGTGGACAATGATCGCCCTCATCATCATTGTCGCGCTCATTGGCCTGTGGACTTAAAGACCCCGCCGATGGAGCCGCGCGGGAAAATCCAGTGCTAGCTCTTGCGGCTGGTGGATTCCAAACGCTGGAAGAATTCCAGCCCAGGAAGATCCTCGATAAGTAGGGCATTACCGGCCGTATCGCACAGCGGCACGCACCAATTGGGATAAAGCTCGTGGGTAGTGCCCGGCTGATTTTGCGCGCGTACATCACCCACCATGTCCACCAAGCTGGTGCACACAAGCGCCGAAGGCGTGCCAGCGATATACCGGTGCAGGGCCACGCTGAGATCCTCCTCCGCGCCGCGGGAGGCGCGCCCATCCGGATCCACGCGGTAATCGCGCTGCGGCAATAAGCCGCGGTCAGCTACCGCTCCCAGCACGCGGGCCTGCCACTCGATGTCATCGTGCTGCTCATCATCTACCGAGCGGTTCAGCACGCCCAAACGCGCGCGGAGTGAAATATGCTCGCCGCGCAGGTACGCCAAGGTCGGCGGCAGGTCGTGCGTATTAACCGAGGACAGCGCCAGCTTGCGGTACTTTTCCTGTGGCAGCGGGGAGTAGTTATCATCATCTCGTTCAAACCATACGATGGATGTTCCCAATACCGCCTTGTGGGCGAGGACATCTTGTACCCATGGCTCCAGGGTGCCGAGGTCCTCACCAATGACCACCGCGCCGGCGCGCTCTGCTTCTAGCGCCAAGATACCCACCATGGCCTCAAAGTCATAAGAGACATAAGTGCCCGTCAGCGGGCTGGCCATGCGGGGGATCCAGTACAGACGGAATAGGCCCAAAATGTGGTCCACGCGCACGCCACCGGCATGGCGCAACACGGTGGAGAGCATCTCGCGCCACGGGGCATAGCCGGCAGCGGCCAAGCGCTGTGGGTGCCACGGCGGCTGCGACCAATCCTGACCCTGCTGGTTATAGTCATCCGGCGGGGCGCCTACCGAACATTGCGGAGCCAAGTATTCGGTGAGGTTGACCGCATCGGCGCCACCCGGGTGCACACCCACGGCAAGGTCGGTCACCAGGCCTAGGCGCATGCCGGCATCGAGTGCGCGCTGCTGCGCGGCGGCTAGCTGCTCATCGCACAGGAATTGCAGCCAGGAATAAAAGCGCGTGAGCTTGTCCATATCCAGGTCCTCGGCATGGCGCTGGCCCGACTGCGCAGCGGCGTCTTGTTGCGCGCACCACGCCGCGAAATCACGCAGTCCACGGCCCTCCTCGCGGGCGTAGCGCACGAAGGCCTCCTCACGCTCCGGGGTGGGCTGGTAATTAAAGAGCTCGCGCAGCACCTGCAGTTTGGCCTCAAAAATGGTGTCGCGCTCAATTTCCTCGGCGCTGCGGTTGCGCTGGCGAAACTCCTCCGCCAGCTCGCGCACATCATCCTGTAAGTCCTCTGGTAAGAGCTTGAGCTCCGGGATGGATTCGATGTGCAGGTAGAGCGGGTTGGTAAAGCGCCGCGTGGTAGGCAGGTAAGGCGAATTTTCCACCGGCGGCAGCGGCTCGGCCGCATGCAGCGGGTTGACCAGCAAGAAATCCGCGTGCGGGGCGAGTGTTTCTGCCAGCTGGCCTAAGTCCTGGAAATCACCAATGCCCCACGAGGAATCCGAGCGCACCGAATAGAGCTGCGCCATCACGCCGCTAATCGGGCGCTCCACAAATTGATCGGCCGTAGAAAGGCGCGCCGGGGTAATGATGAGCGGGCAGGCATGCTTGCCGATGCCCCCGGATTCCAGCACCAATTCGTGGTAACCCATGGGCAGGTCCCCGGGAATGTGGAAGCTAGCCTCGCCCCAAAGTGTGCCATCGACGTTGGCGTCCGGGGCATCATTGGGATCCTGGTAGACCTCGCGGGTGCCGCCGCCTTCTAGCTCGATGTGTAGGTCGGCCGCAGCGCCAGCGTGGACGTGGACTACAAACCCGCGCTCTAGGCCCTGCGGTGCGACGACGCAGTGGGGGAGGGGCTGGGAGGAGCGGTCCAAGTAGTCGTCGTAAAGCAGCTGCGTTAATGCTGCATCGTCTGGGTCGTCATCGATATTGATGCTCAAGGCGCGCAGGGTATAGATGATGGTGTCTTCAGCGACGTGGACGGGGAAACCAGACTGGGAGGTATAGCTGGTGGCCACACCGTGGCGCTGGGCGAGTTCTTCAAGCAAGGCGCGGGTAGTCACAGGCCACATTGTGCCACGGGTGCAACGCGCCTGCTGGGGAACAGATTGGTACAGTAGGCGGAGATTAATAATTAGCTGTTCGAAAGGACACCGCGTGACCCTGCAAGAAGTCCACACCCCAGCCCAATTTACTATCGAGCCGGGCGAAACCTGCTTGACCGCCCTGATGGACACCGCCAAGAAGCGCCCACATGGCGTGATGTTTACGCGCCCTGCCAACTACGAATGGGTCAACGTCACCGGCAAAGAATTTATCGATGAGGTTTTTGAGGTAGCCCAAGGGCTCATCGCCTTGGGTGTGGAGCAGGGAGACCGCGTCGCGCTGATTTCCGCCACCCGCTATGAGTGGTCCCTGCTGGACTTTGCCATCTGGGCCGCCGGTGCGGCCTCCGTGCCGGTCTATCCTTCCTCTTCTGCCTCCCAGGTGCGCTGGATCATCGAAGACTCCGGCGCCGTGCTCGCCATCACGGAAACCCGCGAGCATTCCGAGCTGGTTGAAAACCTGGTCTTGCAAGAAGACGGCGAGCCCAACCTCAAGGGCTCCCCCTCCCAGCTGCGCCGCGTGCTGGAAATTAATTCCTCTGCCATCGATACCTTGAAGTTCGAGGGCCGCGGCGTGGCCACCGAGGAGGTCTACGCCCGCATCAAGGCCACCTCCACCGATGACCTGGCCTCCCTGGTGTATACCTCGGGCACCACTGGTCGCCCTAAGGGCTGTATCTTGACCCATCGGAATTGGCTGGCCCAGACCCGCGGTCTGTGCACCAACCCGATTGGCATCTTCGCCGTGCCGGGCAGCCATACCTTGACCTTCCTGCCGCTGGCACACGTCTTTGCCCGTGCGGTATCCATTGCGGTGGCCATGCGCGGTGCCTCCCAGAACCACTGGTCCGATTTTTCCACCATTTCTATCGAGTTCGCCCGCTCCCGCCCGAACGTCATTTTGGGTGTGCCACGTGTCTTTGAAAAGGTGCGCAACTCCGCTGCCGCTAAGGTGGCCGATTCCGGCATCAAGACCTTGCTTTTTGAGCAGTCCGAGAAGGTAGCCATCGAGTACTCCAAGGCTTTGGATAAGCCGGAGGGCCCGGACCGCCTGCTGAAAGCCAAGCACAAGGTCTTTGACAAGCTGGTGTACTCCACCATCCGCAAGGGCGTGGGTGGCAACGTGAACTACTGCATTACCGGTGGCTCGGCCATGGGCCATGACTTGCTGCACTGGTACCGCGGTATCGGCATCCCGGTCTATGAGGGCTATGGCTTGACCGAGGTCGCCGCCGCGGCCGCGGTGGACTTTGTGGATCACTCTATCGGCACCGTTGGCCCGCCGATGGGTGGCGTGACCTTCCGCATCAATGACGAAGGCGAAATCTGCATCAAGGGCGATATCGTCTTCCACGGCTACTGGAATAACCCAGAAGCCACCGCGGAGGCCCTCGAGGATGGCTGGTACAACACCGGTGATTTGGGCGAGATTGATGAGGACGGCAAGCTCGTTATCACCGGCCGCAAGAAGGACCTCATTGTCACGGCCGGCGGCAAGAATGTTTCGCCTGGCCCGATGGAGGATATCCTGCGCGGGCACCCGCTTATCTCCCAGGCCATGGTGGTAGGCGATGGCAAGCCCTTCGTTGGCGTGCTGCTGACCCTGGATCCGGATATCCTGAAGCGTTGGAAACTGGATCACAATATTCCGGAAAATCGCCCCATGCGCGAGCTGGCTACCGATCCCACCCTGCGCGCGGAGCTGCAGGATGCCATCAACCAGGTTAACGCCACCGTTTCCCATGCGGAGGGCATTAAGAAGTTCTACATCCTCGAGTCCGATCTCACCGAGGAAGGAAACGAGCTGACCCCCACCATGAAGGTTAAGCGCAACGTGGTAGCGCAGCGCTATGCTGCGGCCATCGAGCACCTTTACAAGCGCTAAAACCACACTGCGGGGACACCCGAGGATTTCCCTCGGGTGTTTCTTTTTGCCGTGCTTGCCGATGCCCCTCGGTGCAGCTCACCCCACCACCCTCACCCCAGCAGAGGCGAACCTGCCATAAACCTGTGAACGGCTTCGGAGTGTCGCACGCCCGCGGCGACTGATCTGGCATAGAGTCGTGAAGCGTTACAGCAAACCTCAACCTCTACTAGAGGTTAGAAATGAGACTGCGGAAGGAGTGGCTCGAAGCCAATGCACAAAATCGCCGCCGAGCTGCGCCACCGCGAGCTCACACAAGAAATTTATAATATCGGCGACGAAGTCGCAGAATATCTCGAGCACCTCATTGAAGCCATCGAGGATTGGGACGAAGAGCTGTGCATGGATTGCCTGGCTGAGCTAGGCGATATCGTCGAAGATGCCCGCGTGGATTCTGGTAGGTGCGTGGGCGAACTGATGGGCCTGCGCCAAGCCTTGGTCTCTGGCGTGCGCTCCGGTACCATTTCCGCCGCTTCTTCCGGCGTCAATGATGTGGAAGAACCGGAACAACTGACGCCGCGCCTATTGGACGAGCGATTCCCCATCTCCAAGCCCATTGTGGTGCACCAGCTGGCTGAATCCCTGCGTTGCCGAACCCAGGCGGTAGCGGATTACCTCCGCGAGGTAGTCGAGTACGTGCTCGCACAAACCGACGCCGTCGCGCGCAACCTCGATATGGTCTCCCTGCCGCACCTGTACAAGCGCACCGGCGAGTCCGCCCTCATTGCGGTCCAAGCGTGGAAGCACACTGTGCTCGATACGCACCCAGCCTATGTGCGCACGATGCGCGGGCATAACCCGCCACAGTTCCTAGAGGAACGCGCTCGCATTGCCGCGGTGGTAGAAAAGGTCCGAGCCAAGCGCGAGGCTGCCCGCCGGGCTACAACCGCATAATGCACTAAGACTTCCTTGTTTTATACAAGGGTATGCTCACGGTCACCGAGAATCCCTCTCTCGGTGGCCGTTGAAGTTTTCTGCGCTAGGGTGCCCCAATTCGGGGAAGCATTTAGGGAAAATTTAGGTTAACGGCCGTTCCATATAACTTTTGTTATGCCTGTTCAGTGGCTTGGGTGCTGTATCCAGCGGTATTGTTGCTGGATCAACCTTAAAAATCTAAGTAGAAAATATTCTCAACGCTCTGTAGGGCATTCCCCGTCCATGCGAACGACGTGACCTAGCACCATCCACACGCGGCGCGCGCAATTTCATTCTTTAACCACACCTACAGGGAGTTAATCTATGGGCGCACGCCGAACTTCTCGCCTCATTGCCAGCGCAGTGGCCGTAGCCACCTTCTCTTCTATTACCGCCGTTCCTAGCGCCGTCGCCGCCGACGACACCACCTTCGTTGAGGAAAGGACCACCGACGATACCGTTAGCCTCAACGGCATCGAATTCGATGAGGACGGCAACCTGCTGGAGGAAAACAACGCCGGCGATAAGGCGATGGAAGAACTCGACGCGGAAGAAGACGCCGCCGAGTCCATCACTCCGTACGCCGTAGACGGCGCGGAGGAGACCGCCGAGGCTCCGGCTTCTGAGGATGCTACCTCTGCAGAGACCACCCCATCCGAGTCCGCAGAAGAGACTTCTACTGAGGAGATCTCTGCAGAAGAAGCGGCCACTGAAGAGCCGACCTCTGAGGAATCCACCGAGCCTTCCACTACCGAAGCTGCGGTTGTTCCAGGCCAGGACGGCGTAGATGGTAAGGATGGCGAGAACGGCTGCGATGGTATCAACGGTAAGGACGGCAAGGACGCAGACATGTCTTCCGTCGCAGGGTTCTCTTTCCTGGCTGCACTCGTAGGCGGCGGCACGGTGCTGGGCATCCTGTCCACCATTGACTACTTCTACACCCACGGCATGCTACCGAAGAACAGCGTCCCATGGCGCATCAATCAGTAAGACCTTCCTTATTGCGGGCGAAGTTTCGGTGGGTTCTCTTGCGAGGAATTCGCCATCGCCCGCCCTTCGCGCTCACCGGCGCAGCGGATTCCGTGGCGAAAGCGCCGCTGGTGAGCGCGAAGGGCGGGGTAGAGGAAGGCGGGAGGCAAGAAGCGTGGACTTAGGCAGAACGCGCGGCCTTTTGTCTGGCGGTGATGGTTGAAATGAGGTCGATCAGGAAAAGAGTGGGGTGGTCGATGAGCTGCCGAGGGGTATAGCAGAGGACGGTGAAGCCGGCCTCGCGCAGACGTCGGTGGCGCTCACGCTGATGGGCAAGCGCCTTCGCAGGGATTATGTCGATGAGGTAGGCGTTGTTGATGCATAGGGCGGTCGTGATGCCGGGCAACGCGGTGAACGACGCCTCGAAGAACATGGGCCAGGGGAAATCGGCCTCAATGAGGAGGGCGCGGGCGAAAGACTCGTAGGGAGAGCGGGAAAGAGGTGAGGCGTGGTGGATTACGGCGCGGACGATGCGGCTATTGCGCACCCGGCCCATGCGGGCAAACTCTTCCTTGAGGTCTTCCCAGCTGAGGCCCCAACGCAAAGCCGAGTCGGCGGCGATGAGGCCGTCGGTGAAGCCGTGGTAGCGGGCGACGTCGATAACCGCGCGGGCCTTGGAAACGCAGCGGGTACCGTCCACGAGGACAGGTTCGGGAAGGGAGGCCTTGCGGTAAATGCGCTCGGGATGGCGGCGGTCCTTGTGGGGAAGCGTATTGGTGGGAAGGGCCATTTCAATCTTTTCCTCGGCTGTGGCGATGACCCACAGGCCGTGCACGCGGGCGGCGGACTTGGAGATGAGCACCGCGGTATAGGCGCTGCGGGCCGCGGCGATGGCGCGCAGGCGCAGCTGGGACGGGAAGTCGAGGTAATGGTAGTGATCTCGCCGGACTGCGATGCGCGGTGCGAGTTTGAGGTAGGTGCCGTTTTTCAGGTCGGTCCAGAAAGTGGGGTGGTTGGCGCGGATGGAGTTGATATTGGTCAGTGGTGGTGTCATGCCTCCTAGGAAAGGGCACGTTGCCGGCCGGCGCGAGGAGGTGGCGGCCGGGCCTGTGGATAACAAGGCTGCAGGGAAAGGCGAGTGAGCGAAGTGGCGGCTGGGAAAGTTACGGCCACAGTTATCCACAGTCGGGGGCGACATCCCTTGCACGTGGGTGCAAAAACGGTAAAGCCCGCGCCGGCCACAAAGAAGCGGGCGCGGGCGAGGACGCGGCAGGAACTAGACGGCCGGGGGAGGGGTGACCTTGTCTAGCTGCTCGGTAATCTGCGGCCACAGCTGGCCCATGATGTCATCCCAGGTAAGGATCCACACGGCATTGTCCTTATCGGCCTTGCCCACCATGACGAGCTGTTCATTGCGCGCACGCATGTGGTCCAGTGTCTTTTGCACGGTGGTAGAAGAAGACACAGAAAGAGCGGGGCGAGAGAACTCGAGTACCGGGGCCTCCGGCTCGGCCAGCAGGGTATCGCGCACGTGGACCACGCGCGGGACGCGGGAGTCTTTGGGAAAGACCAGCACGCGCATGATGTTCTTGCGCACCACGAGGTCTTGGAGATCCTCCACGGTGGCGTCGGAAGGCAGGGGCACTACCTCAGAACCGTGGGCGCGGGCCATGGCGCCAACGGTGGAATTCTCCAGCTCGATGACATCAGAAATCTGGTTGGCGGAGTCATCGTCCAAAGCACCGGTCTCGCGGGAGTGCTCGACCAAGGTGCGCAGGGTCTCGGCATCATAGCCTGCCGCCCCGGCGCGGTCGACGGGTTCCTCACCCGTCATGGCGACCAGCTTATTTGCCATGACGTTTATCCACTTCAGCAGTGGGCGGAAGAGCCACACGAATCCGCGCGCGGGAACCGCGATGACCTGTAGGGCGGTTTCCGGGTGGGTAATCGCCCAGGACTTCGGTGCCATCTCACCTAGAACGAGGTGGAGGAAGGTAACTACGAAGAGTGCGAGGAGGAAGCTGACGACGTCGGCAATGCCCAGCGGTAGGCCTGCGGCCTCCAGCGGTGCCATGAGCAGGTGATGCACCCACGGTTTGGTCACAGCACCCAGCACGAAGGTAGCGGCGGTAATGCCCAGCTGCGCGCCGGCGAGCATGATGGTCAGCTCATTGAGCGAGCGCAGGCCGGCGCGGGCGGTGCGGGAGTTTTCCGCATCCTCTTCCAAGCGGTTGCGGCGAGCGCCCATCAAGGAGAATTCGATAATCACAAAGAAGCCGGATGCGGCGATGATGAGCAGGGTAACGAGGAGGTTAAACCACCAAGATTCAGTCATTATGCATCCTCCTTCTCATCGTCATCATCGGAGTGGTCGGAGTAATCCTCCACCAGCTCGATGGCAAGGACGGACGGCACGTGGCGGTCCACCTCTTGCACCCGCAGGCGGATGGAGCGAACGGGCGCCTCATCGTGGTCTACCCAGTCATCTGGCTCGGCTTCGAGCTGGATGGTGTGTTCCTCGCCTACCTCAGGCAGCGCACCGGAGTGGGCGATGATGAGGCCGGCGACGGTCTCAAAGTCGCCCTCAGGCAGGTCGTGACCGATGGCGCGCTCGATCTCATCAATCGGCGTATCGCCATCCACCACCCAGTGGGAATCGTCCTGTTCGGTGATCTCCTCGGTTTCTTCGATATCGTGCTCATCGGTGACATCGCCCAGGATTTCCTCAGCCAAGTCTTCCATGGTTACGATGCCCACGAAGCCGCCGTATTCATCAATAACGCAGGCCATCTTCTGGTCGCTATCGCGCAGCTCTTCCACTACATCAGGCAGCGGCATAAGCTCCGGGACCACCACGGCTTCTTGCATGATGCTGGTGGCCTTGGTGGCGTCCGGTAGCTGGCTTGCTAAGACATCAAAAAGATGCACCACGCCTACCGGGTTATGTTCGTCATCGATGATGGGGTAGCGGGTGTGATCGGCCGACATCATCTCGCGAACCTCACCGATGGTGGTATCCGGATCGATGACGTCCACGCGGGAGCGCGGAATCATGGCGTGTTCCACATCGTGCTCAGGGAAGTCCAACAGGCGGTCGAGCACCATGTAGGTATTTTCATCTAAATCGCCGGCCTCGTGGGAGGAATCCACGATGGATTCTAGGTCATCGGCGGTAGCAGAAGAGTCCACGTCTTCTACCGGTTCGATGCCAAAGACCTTGAGGATGGCATTGGAAGAGTACTCAAAGAAACGGATAAGCCAGCCAAAAAGCCGCAGGTACAGCTGTGTGGAGGCAGCCAACCAGCGCGCCGTCTTCATTGGCGCGGCGATGGTGTAGTTCTTGGGGAAGAGCTCCGCAAAAAGCATCGTCGCGATGGTAGAGATGAAAAGCGCCGCGATGGTGCCTATGGTGACAGAAACCGCGGCCGGAACGCCCACACCACCTAGCAGCGTGCCCAGTCCTTGGCCGACGAGGGGCTCGGCCACATAGCCGATGAGCAGGCCGGTAATCGTAATGCCGAGCTGCGCTCCGGATAGCATGAAGGAGGTCTGTTGGGTAATGGCC from Corynebacterium tuberculostearicum includes the following:
- the malQ gene encoding 4-alpha-glucanotransferase, producing the protein MTTRALLEELAQRHGVATSYTSQSGFPVHVAEDTIIYTLRALSINIDDDPDDAALTQLLYDDYLDRSSQPLPHCVVAPQGLERGFVVHVHAGAAADLHIELEGGGTREVYQDPNDAPDANVDGTLWGEASFHIPGDLPMGYHELVLESGGIGKHACPLIITPARLSTADQFVERPISGVMAQLYSVRSDSSWGIGDFQDLGQLAETLAPHADFLLVNPLHAAEPLPPVENSPYLPTTRRFTNPLYLHIESIPELKLLPEDLQDDVRELAEEFRQRNRSAEEIERDTIFEAKLQVLRELFNYQPTPEREEAFVRYAREEGRGLRDFAAWCAQQDAAAQSGQRHAEDLDMDKLTRFYSWLQFLCDEQLAAAQQRALDAGMRLGLVTDLAVGVHPGGADAVNLTEYLAPQCSVGAPPDDYNQQGQDWSQPPWHPQRLAAAGYAPWREMLSTVLRHAGGVRVDHILGLFRLYWIPRMASPLTGTYVSYDFEAMVGILALEAERAGAVVIGEDLGTLEPWVQDVLAHKAVLGTSIVWFERDDDNYSPLPQEKYRKLALSSVNTHDLPPTLAYLRGEHISLRARLGVLNRSVDDEQHDDIEWQARVLGAVADRGLLPQRDYRVDPDGRASRGAEEDLSVALHRYIAGTPSALVCTSLVDMVGDVRAQNQPGTTHELYPNWCVPLCDTAGNALLIEDLPGLEFFQRLESTSRKS
- a CDS encoding AMP-dependent synthetase/ligase, whose translation is MTLQEVHTPAQFTIEPGETCLTALMDTAKKRPHGVMFTRPANYEWVNVTGKEFIDEVFEVAQGLIALGVEQGDRVALISATRYEWSLLDFAIWAAGAASVPVYPSSSASQVRWIIEDSGAVLAITETREHSELVENLVLQEDGEPNLKGSPSQLRRVLEINSSAIDTLKFEGRGVATEEVYARIKATSTDDLASLVYTSGTTGRPKGCILTHRNWLAQTRGLCTNPIGIFAVPGSHTLTFLPLAHVFARAVSIAVAMRGASQNHWSDFSTISIEFARSRPNVILGVPRVFEKVRNSAAAKVADSGIKTLLFEQSEKVAIEYSKALDKPEGPDRLLKAKHKVFDKLVYSTIRKGVGGNVNYCITGGSAMGHDLLHWYRGIGIPVYEGYGLTEVAAAAAVDFVDHSIGTVGPPMGGVTFRINDEGEICIKGDIVFHGYWNNPEATAEALEDGWYNTGDLGEIDEDGKLVITGRKKDLIVTAGGKNVSPGPMEDILRGHPLISQAMVVGDGKPFVGVLLTLDPDILKRWKLDHNIPENRPMRELATDPTLRAELQDAINQVNATVSHAEGIKKFYILESDLTEEGNELTPTMKVKRNVVAQRYAAAIEHLYKR
- a CDS encoding CNNM domain-containing protein, whose product is MTESWWFNLLVTLLIIAASGFFVIIEFSLMGARRNRLEEDAENSRTARAGLRSLNELTIMLAGAQLGITAATFVLGAVTKPWVHHLLMAPLEAAGLPLGIADVVSFLLALFVVTFLHLVLGEMAPKSWAITHPETALQVIAVPARGFVWLFRPLLKWINVMANKLVAMTGEEPVDRAGAAGYDAETLRTLVEHSRETGALDDDSANQISDVIELENSTVGAMARAHGSEVVPLPSDATVEDLQDLVVRKNIMRVLVFPKDSRVPRVVHVRDTLLAEPEAPVLEFSRPALSVSSSTTVQKTLDHMRARNEQLVMVGKADKDNAVWILTWDDIMGQLWPQITEQLDKVTPPPAV
- a CDS encoding hemolysin family protein, producing the protein MLSAILMILAGFVVIGLIIVANAYFVAQEFSYMSVDRTQLRTQAAEGDKTAQRALAITQQTSFMLSGAQLGITITGLLIGYVAEPLVGQGLGTLLGGVGVPAAVSVTIGTIAALFISTIATMLFAELFPKNYTIAAPMKTARWLAASTQLYLRLFGWLIRFFEYSSNAILKVFGIEPVEDVDSSATADDLESIVDSSHEAGDLDENTYMVLDRLLDFPEHDVEHAMIPRSRVDVIDPDTTIGEVREMMSADHTRYPIIDDEHNPVGVVHLFDVLASQLPDATKATSIMQEAVVVPELMPLPDVVEELRDSDQKMACVIDEYGGFVGIVTMEDLAEEILGDVTDEHDIEETEEITEQDDSHWVVDGDTPIDEIERAIGHDLPEGDFETVAGLIIAHSGALPEVGEEHTIQLEAEPDDWVDHDEAPVRSIRLRVQEVDRHVPSVLAIELVEDYSDHSDDDDEKEDA